In Ciconia boyciana chromosome 3, ASM3463844v1, whole genome shotgun sequence, a genomic segment contains:
- the FDFT1 gene encoding squalene synthase isoform X1 — protein sequence MSAAPMELLRKWLGHPEDIYNLLRFKMGGYRAVMPRIDPDSLGRGLRICYRYLNQTSRSFAAVIQALDGELRHAVCIFYLVLRALDTIEDDMTISLDVKVPMLHEFHSYLYQPEWKYMESKEKDRQVLEDFPTISMEFRNLSKVYQDVISDICHKMGVGMAEFLEKKVDSQHEWDKYCHYVAGLVGIGLSRLFSASELEDPIVGQDTELANSMGLFLQKTNIIRDYLEDQLEGREFWPREVWSRYAKKLSDLAKPENIDMAVQCLNELITNALHHVPDVLTYLSRLKNQSVFNFCAIPQVMAIATLAACYNNKQVFSGVVKIRKGQAVTLMMDATNIQAVKAIMYQYVEEIYQKIPSTDPSSNKTQQVITSIRAMSLPGSPMASRHHYSPIYLSCAMLLAALSWQYLSTISKATEEMVLNRNSSCLFS from the exons atGAGCGCGGCCCCCATGGAGCTGCTGAGGAAATGGCTGGGCCACCCCGAGGACATCTACAACCTGCTGCGGTTCAAGATGGGCGGCTACCGGGCCGTCATGCCGCGGATCGACCCG GACTCGCTGGGACGCGGCCTCCGCATCTGCTACCGCTACCTCAACCAGACCAGCCGCAGCTTCGCCGCCGTCATCCAGGCCCTGGACGGAGAGCTGCG ACATGCCGTCTGTATATTCTACCTAGTTCTCCGTGCCCTGGATACTATAGAGGATGACATGACCATCAGCTTAGATGTAAAGGTCCCGATGCTGCACGAGTTTCACTCCTATCTCTATCAACCAGAGTGGAAATACATGGAGAGCAAGGAGAAGGACCGGCAGGTGCTCGAGGACTTCCCAACG ATCTCCATGGAGTTCAGGAACCTGTCAAAGGTCTACCAGGACGTGATTTCAGATATTTGCCACAAGATGGGCGTCGGGATGGCAGAGTTCTTGGAGAAGAAGGTGGACTCTCAGCACGAGTGGGATAAG TATTGTCACTACGTTGCTGGGCTGGTGGGAATCGGCCTTTCCCGTCTCTTCTCTGCATCAGAGCTAGAAGATCCTATTGTGGGGCAAGACACAGAGCTGGCAAACTCCATGGGCCTCTTCCTGCAGAAAACCAACATCATCCGTGACTATCTGGAGGAccagctggagggaagggagttCTGGCCCAGAGAG GTTTGGAGCAGATATGCAAAGAAGCTCTCTGATCTTGCCAAACCAGAGAACATCGATATGGCTGTCCAGTGTCTGAATGAGCTCATCACCAACGCCCTCCaccatgtccctgatgtcctCACATACTTATCCCGCCTGAAAAACCAAAGTGTCTTCAACTTCTGTGCTATCCCCCAG GTGATGGCTATTGCCACCTTGGCTGCCTGCTATAACAACAAGCAGGTGTTCAGTGGGGTCGTGAAGATCCGGAAGGGACAAGCCGTCACTCTCATGATGGATGCCACAAACATACAAGCTGTCAAAGCCATCATGTACCAGTATGTGGAAGAG atcTACCAGAAGATCCCAAGCACGGACCCATCATCCAACAAGACGCAGCAGGTCATCACCTCCATCCGCGCCATGAGCTTGCCTGGCAGCCCCATGGCATCACGCCACCACTACTCCCCCATCTACCTGTCATGTGCCATGCTCCTGGCCGCCCTGAGCTGGCAGTACCTGAGCACCATCTCCAAGGCCACCGAGGA gATGGTTTTAAATAGAAACTCCAGTTGCCTCTTTTCCTGA
- the FDFT1 gene encoding squalene synthase isoform X2 — MSAAPMELLRKWLGHPEDIYNLLRFKMGGYRAVMPRIDPDSLGRGLRICYRYLNQTSRSFAAVIQALDGELRHAVCIFYLVLRALDTIEDDMTISLDVKVPMLHEFHSYLYQPEWKYMESKEKDRQVLEDFPTISMEFRNLSKVYQDVISDICHKMGVGMAEFLEKKVDSQHEWDKYCHYVAGLVGIGLSRLFSASELEDPIVGQDTELANSMGLFLQKTNIIRDYLEDQLEGREFWPREVWSRYAKKLSDLAKPENIDMAVQCLNELITNALHHVPDVLTYLSRLKNQSVFNFCAIPQVMAIATLAACYNNKQVFSGVVKIRKGQAVTLMMDATNIQAVKAIMYQYVEEIYQKIPSTDPSSNKTQQVITSIRAMSLPGSPMASRHHYSPIYLSCAMLLAALSWQYLSTISKATEEYVQAGEN, encoded by the exons atGAGCGCGGCCCCCATGGAGCTGCTGAGGAAATGGCTGGGCCACCCCGAGGACATCTACAACCTGCTGCGGTTCAAGATGGGCGGCTACCGGGCCGTCATGCCGCGGATCGACCCG GACTCGCTGGGACGCGGCCTCCGCATCTGCTACCGCTACCTCAACCAGACCAGCCGCAGCTTCGCCGCCGTCATCCAGGCCCTGGACGGAGAGCTGCG ACATGCCGTCTGTATATTCTACCTAGTTCTCCGTGCCCTGGATACTATAGAGGATGACATGACCATCAGCTTAGATGTAAAGGTCCCGATGCTGCACGAGTTTCACTCCTATCTCTATCAACCAGAGTGGAAATACATGGAGAGCAAGGAGAAGGACCGGCAGGTGCTCGAGGACTTCCCAACG ATCTCCATGGAGTTCAGGAACCTGTCAAAGGTCTACCAGGACGTGATTTCAGATATTTGCCACAAGATGGGCGTCGGGATGGCAGAGTTCTTGGAGAAGAAGGTGGACTCTCAGCACGAGTGGGATAAG TATTGTCACTACGTTGCTGGGCTGGTGGGAATCGGCCTTTCCCGTCTCTTCTCTGCATCAGAGCTAGAAGATCCTATTGTGGGGCAAGACACAGAGCTGGCAAACTCCATGGGCCTCTTCCTGCAGAAAACCAACATCATCCGTGACTATCTGGAGGAccagctggagggaagggagttCTGGCCCAGAGAG GTTTGGAGCAGATATGCAAAGAAGCTCTCTGATCTTGCCAAACCAGAGAACATCGATATGGCTGTCCAGTGTCTGAATGAGCTCATCACCAACGCCCTCCaccatgtccctgatgtcctCACATACTTATCCCGCCTGAAAAACCAAAGTGTCTTCAACTTCTGTGCTATCCCCCAG GTGATGGCTATTGCCACCTTGGCTGCCTGCTATAACAACAAGCAGGTGTTCAGTGGGGTCGTGAAGATCCGGAAGGGACAAGCCGTCACTCTCATGATGGATGCCACAAACATACAAGCTGTCAAAGCCATCATGTACCAGTATGTGGAAGAG atcTACCAGAAGATCCCAAGCACGGACCCATCATCCAACAAGACGCAGCAGGTCATCACCTCCATCCGCGCCATGAGCTTGCCTGGCAGCCCCATGGCATCACGCCACCACTACTCCCCCATCTACCTGTCATGTGCCATGCTCCTGGCCGCCCTGAGCTGGCAGTACCTGAGCACCATCTCCAAGGCCACCGAGGAGTACGTCCAGGCGGGCGAGAACTGA